In Fragaria vesca subsp. vesca linkage group LG5, FraVesHawaii_1.0, whole genome shotgun sequence, the genomic stretch AAGTACGTAATATAAGTATGAGAGAGTCTAAATAACAACTCATTAGTAACTGGCTACGCAGCCTGTACCGAATGTAATATGGATGTAATATGGTGTTGATGAAAGGAAAATACTCGCATCCATTGTTTGGTTGGGCTTGAAAAAAAGAAGAAATTTAAGACCAATTAAATCCAGGCCCAAAGCCTGTTCTATATAAAGAGGTTCCTATTCGGACCCAAAGCCCGCACTTCCTTTTTTGAGTTCGCCACTCTTCTTCTCCGTGCTGGCGCTGTTACCGTTCTTCCCCAAAACGACGACGGATTGTTCAACTCCGGCCGGCCACAACCCTCCCGGAACTAACCTTCCAGCCACCGCATTCTCCACTCCTTCCCGGTTTTCCTCACGTTCGGTACTCTCAGCTTTTCTGCAACGAATTATTCTCTCTTCCCAGCCAAACCAAAACCCTAGAAATTTCTGTATCATCCCTCAGGTGAGCTACGGTTATGGAAGTTAGGGTTTCAATTTTTGATTTCGATTTACGACAATTCGCAGAATTTCGTTTGCTCTGTGTATGTTGAAGATTTGTAATTGGTTGATGAATGCAGTGAGAATGGGGAGCGAGAGCAATTTGAAGACGTGGGTTTCCGATAAGCTGATGACATTGCTCGGTTATTCTCAGCCAGCTGTTGTTCAGTACATTATTGGAATAAGTCAGTTTTAATCTCACTCTCTTTGAATTTGCATTTACCAGTTTCTGTGCTCAAGTTAGGGTTTTATAACTGAAGGGAAGCATTTTGCTCATTGTTGTTTCTGATGAAGTCTTTTCAATTTTTTGTAGGTAAACAAGCTAAGTCTCCGGCTGAAGTGGTGGTGAAGCTTGTAGATTCCGGGTGGACCTCCTCGTCTGATACACGTAAATTTGCTCAGGAAATATTCTCCAAAGTGCCCCACAAATCATCTGGACCGAATGTGAGTTATTAGTTAGTTGAAAGATGTATTTTCTTTTTGGTCTTAGTTTTGTTCATTTAGGAAATCATGTAATTTTCGCATATTACTTGTCTTTGTTGTGTGTATTAGGATTATCAGAAACAAGAGAGGGAAGCCGCGATGTTGGTTAGGAAGCAGAAGACATATGCTCTCTTGGATGCAGATGACGACGATGATGAGGATGATAAATCTGCTGTGCCAGTAGTTTCCGAGTCCAGGAAAAGTGATTCCCATAAGAAACGGTTCAGGAAGAAGGCCTCGAGTGAAGACGACGAAGACGATGAGGTTGAAGCTTTGAACCTTTCAGATGAGAAGAGCTTGTTTTTGTTTCTCTTGGTAATTGTTGGTTTAACTTGGTGCAATGCTGCAGGTGATTGTACACCAGGAAGATGTGAGACGGGTTAAAAGACGAACTTCCCCGGATGAAGATGATGGTTCAGAGGTTTGTGCTTGTATTTCTATCAATAATATTTTCTTAACTCTTTTCATTGAAATAAATGTTAATATGATGGAACTGCAGATAAATGTTGAATGAATTGATATAGTACTTTAATACACTTAGCTGTCTGATTGGTTCGTTTACATTGTTGTTGCTGCATAAGCTCTGTTATCTCCGAGCCACACACACACATGTTGGTATATTCATGAGCCTCAATCTACTGAGGTTTAACTTTACATTTATTTCTCTGGTATAGGTTTCTCCTTTGATTTCTTTACCAGTAACATGCACTCGTTTTATGATCATTGTAGTCGGAAGAGGAAAGGTTGCGTGATCAAAGAGAGCGGGAGGAATTAGAGCGCAATTTAAGGGAGAGGGACGCCGCAAATACACGAAAGGTAAAATTTATTTTTGAAGAGTTTTAGTTAGTCCCAAGCGAGTAGAAGTTATTTGAAAGATGCATCATTCAAATCATTCATTGACATTATGAAAAATTTTGAGCTGGGTCTAAATCCTGCAAATGGAATTGGAATAGCCTTTTGCTAGCTGAGCAACTCATAGATTGCGCTATGACTTCTTATATTTGCTTTTTGATTATTAGTTTATTACTAAGAAAAATTACATGCATCTGCATAACATTGCTTCTGTATGTCTTGTTACTAAGACTCTTTTATCCTCCGGCAGTTAACAGAGAGAAAGTTATCAAAAAAAGAGGAAGGTACTACAATTTGCAGTAATTACATTCATATTTTGCAGTTAGTTCTTAAGCGTTTGTATCTACATGTGCCAACACTATTACAGTTGGATATGGTTGTAATATATGTTGTCTAATACTGCTGCATTTTACTGGACAACAGAGGAGGCTATTCGGAGAAATAAGGCTTCAGAGCGAAATGAAACTGAAGATTTAAGGTTTGTTATTATCAATATGTCATGAATATCTGCAATATCATTTTTCAGTCATTCTTATTGGTAGAGCTTTATTCTCACTGGTAGAATTGTATTCCTTTGATGGGCAAAAGAAACCTTAAGTACTACCGAGGAGGGTTAGTAGGAACGCAGGCTACTGGTTTGCTCCCGTGTGGTCAGGAATTTAAAAATCCTGACAGTATCTCCACAGCTATTTGCTAGTGTTGTGTCCCTAAAGATTGTTGTGCTCAGCATGAGGCCTTAGTCTCAATCTTGGGTCCACGAATTGTTTTGCGATTTCCGTTTTCCTATTTTCCGGGTACCAAAAGGACAAAATAATAATAAAGAACTAGATAACTTCAAAAAGTTGTTTTGTAAAGTTATGCTACCCTAAACCTTTTTCTGTATGATGTTTTGTATTGTTATTGCTATAGAACGGGCAGTTCTATTTAGTAAAAAGAGGGTTCTTCCCTTTCCGTGTTCATGATATGACATTCTTTAGTTTATAGTTCTCCAACCTGCGTACTTGGATGAAGAACTGAGTTTATATCAGTACTTTGGCCAATCTAATTATAGGGTTTCACTTTGCCCTTGGTAACATTGTGTCAATAGAAAGTCATTGTAGGCTCTGAGATCTACACAAAAAAAGGTCTCGTTTGTGGATGGTTTAAGTGGACAGACTTCCAGTTAAACTTTTGTTTTTCAATTTTAATATTTATTATGTTGGAGCCACTTATTTTTCGTATTTTTTAATGTTTTCTTTGGGGTCAAATAGCTTTGTACCTATGTTCTTATTTTATTTGTTGAACTGGCAATTGATTATGATCTTTATATGTCTTCAATTGTCTCTGATGCAGAGTAGTTTCAAGACAAGAGTATTTAAAGAAAAGAGAGCAGAAGAAATTGGAGGAAATGAGGTTTGAAAAAGATATCCATTTGTTCTACCAATAGTTACCAATGCTTGCCAAAAAAAGCAAACCTGTATTTCAGTCATTTAAAACATATAATAGCATGGTCAATTTTGCTTTTCTTCCCCTATCCTCTAAATTCTATTGTTGGCATGTATTGCAGAGATGAGATAGAAGATGAGCAATACTTATTTGAGAACGTGGAGCTCACTGAAGCGGAACGTCGTGAATATAGGTAAAATCAATGTTCCTTTCTTATTGCTTTGCTGATTTATGTTCTCTGAATTTTTCTTTAAAAGTTGATATTGCTTCAAAACTGTGAAACCGCTAACATTTTTGTTAGGGTATTGAGCAGTGCTCGGCTAACATCTTGATCTTGTATATTTATGGGCTGTATAATGTCACCTGGTATATTTGGAAAATTCAAATGCCTTTATACTTGGTTACTTTACTCTGAACCGACCTCTCATATTACTTAGCTACCAGTTATTTGAGCTATATTCTATATGTCTCTTAGTTTTATGAGTGATGATCCTTTAGTTTTGTTCTTTATTTTGTTATTAAAAATTGTGGCTGTGAGAATCCTCTTCATGGCTATTAGAATTGAGTTCTGTGTTTGTCGTTAAACAATAATATTTGAGTCATGTGTTAAACATTCAAATGATAAGAAAGAATAAATAATAGCTCTCGTGACTACATGTGGTGAGACTTGCATTATACTAGGTTAAACTGAAATTCACAGATTTTATGTTTACACAGTTACAAGAAGAAAATACTTGAGGCTGTGGAAAAGCGGGCAGTGGAGGATGAGAATCAAAATGAGGTAATCATAAGTTTTTGTTTTCGTGGCTGTGACGTATCAATTGTTATCATCTAATCATGTGCTATACCCTTCACTCTTTTTCAACAACAGTACAGGATTCCTGATGCCTATGATGTGGAGGGGGGTGTCAATCAGGAGAAGAGGTTTAATGTGGCCTTAACACGTTACAGGTGTATATTTATTATAGGCTCACAATTACCTAATGTTCCCCCTCATATATTACACTGTCATATATGAATCAATAACTGAAATATTTTGTTCTGTGTTGACTGAGTATTGTTTTGTCTAGGGACCTGGCTGGGGAGAAAATGAATCCATTTGCAGAACAGGAAGCTTGGGAGGATCACCAAATTGGTAGGTTCTTTCTGTAGTTTTTTGCATATTCTTATGTGCATCTCTGGTCACAAAATTTTAGACAGATTCAGAGTTTTATATTCTGAGGTCATCATCTTGTAGGAAAGGCAACACTGAAGTATGGTTCAAAAAACAAAAAGCGATCTGATGAGTATCAGTAAGTGTACAATTCTTCTTCCTCTTACTTCTATTTTACTTGAAATGCACCATCTTTAGTTGCATCCGTTTATAAGTGAGATAAATTAACTGCACAGACTTGTTCTAATAGCTTTTCCTTTGCTTGTTTGTGCATGTCGTGTATTGTAAGTTTCATAACTAATCCTTTTCTTTTTTTATGTTTAGATTTGTATTTGAGGACCAGATTGATTTTATCAAGGCATCAGTAATGGATGGTGATCAGGTATATCTAGGAACATTATCAATTGTGTATTCACACCCTTAACTGGTAGAGGAATCTCATTTTCTATATTTTTCTTAATGCAGTTTGAAGATGCAGAACCCACTGATTTACTTGAGTTGAGAGCGAAATCAGAGTTGGAGAAGCTCCAGGTTGCGAACCAATTCCTTTTCTTTATCTGTTTCTTACGTTTTTCTTTGCCAAGATGTTTCACTCTTTTTATGACCGTTCTACATGTTTCACTGGTACAGGAGGACAGAAAAACATTACCCATATACCTTTATCGTGATGAGTTGCTCAAAGCTGTTGATGACCATCAGGTACCATTAAATTTTCTGTTTACCTCTTTGACTCGGAACGAATTTCTTTAAGCACACTGCAGTTAATGATATATCTGGAGCCAAATTATGTACATTATTGATCCTTGGCATTTAAATATCGTTATCGTGGTTAACAAAAGTGTCTTTGTAGGTTCTTGTTATCGTGGGTGAAACCGGTTCTGGAAAAACTACGCAAATACCTCAGTATCTTCATGAGGCCGGATACACAAAACGTGGAAAGGTGTAAGATTTGTTTTTACAATTCTTTTCCTCTGATGGAAATCCAACTGTGTTTTGGTGTCTTCTTGAGTTCTTGTTGTGAACATTTGGTAGATGAAAATATAGTTGAAATAGACAGATGAATGGATATTCCCTTGTAATACACGTTTTGCCAATCTATTTAATCATGTTGCTAATCAAAGCAAGATTGTCTGTTTTATTTTATTTTTTATTATTTTATGTCATGCTGCAGACTACTGATCTATTAAATTTTATTTGTAGCTATCGTCCAAAAAAAAGAAGCTTTTTTAGTAGCTGAAAGTTTCACCCTAAACCCCAAACCCTATTTTGTGGCGTATAAAGTTTTTCTTACAGATACAATCTATGTCTCTTAATACATTGTGGACTTGTTATTACTGATGTTAAAAATTATTAAAGGTAACGGGTTATAATCTGTTGTCTTTTCTTACAGATTGGGTGCACACAGCCACGACGAGTTGCTGCTATGAGTGTTGCTGCAAGGGTTTCTCAAGAAATGGGTGTGAAACTTGGGCATGAGGTATTCAACTTGTTGAAATGATATTCGTTGCTCATTATTCTAAGAAGTCAATAAGCTATGATAAGTAAACAGCAATGCATGCATCTCTCTCATTTTCAGTTCTCATAATATCACTACTTCATGTTTATCCCCTTTCGGGAAAAAAAAAAAATCATGTTTATCCAGTTTCTTTTTTGTATTGAAAACTGTACCTAAAGATAGGGGGTGTATTTTTATAACATATGCAGGTAGGTTATTCCATTCGTTTTGAGGATTGCACATCAGAGAAGACGGTTTTGAAATATATGACAGATGGGATGTTGTTGCGAGAATTCCTTGGTGAACCAGATCTGGCAGGCTACAGGTATGTCAGTCTATCACATTTGTGGTTGGATACTTGGATTGTTTGCATTTGTTAATTTAGTGTCTGCAATTTTCAGTGTGGTTATGGTGGATGAGGCCCATGAGAGGACACTTTCAACTGATATTCTATTTGGATTAGTAAAGGTAAGCACTAAGCAGTAACTCTTTCCTCCTTTCAAGTCATTTCTTATAGAAATATTGAGGGACCTGTCAGCTTTCTCTGAATATGACGAAGCATTCATGTACCTTTTTGTGGGGGGGTGGACAAGAACTGGTTTATTGACATTGATCACATATTTTGCCTTTTTGGCTGCTTAAATTTCAAGTAAAGGGTTTGCTTCTTCTTCATGGAAACCTCAAGCATAAGTTTGGCAAATTTATCTTATGCTTTCCTTTTGGAGAGCTAATCATAATATTCACTGGACGCACCCTCTAATTTTCTTATTAAAGCATTATAAAATGATAAATATATTCTGTGTCTTTGATATCTAATGGTCCTTGCTTTTTGCATTAGGATATTGCTCGATTTCGACCTGATCTTAAACTACTTATCTCGAGTGCAACGCTTGATGCTGAGAAGTTCAGTGATTATTTTGATTCTGCTCCAATTTTCAAAATTCCGGGGCGGCGTTATCCTGTTGAAATAAATTACACAAAAGCACCAGAAGCTGATTATTTGGATGCAGCAATTGTGACTGCACTGCAAATCCATGTGACAGAAGCACCTGGAGATATATTAGTGTTCCTGACAGGTCAGGAAGAAATTGAAACAGCAGAAGAAATATTGAAGCACAGAACAAGGGGCTTAGGGACAAAAATTGCGGAGCTTATTATTTGTCCTATATATGCAAACCTACCTACAGAGCTGCAAGCCAAAATTTTTGAGCCCACACCTGAAGGGGCAAGGAAAGTTGTGCTTGCCACAAATATAGCTGAAACTTCATTAACTATTGATGGGATCAAATATGTTATTGACCCAGGGTTTTGCAAGATGAAGTCATACAATCCAAGGACTGGGATGGAGTCGTTGCTGGTCGCTCCCATTTCAAAGGCATCAGCCAATCAGAGGGCAGGTCGATCTGGGAGAACGGGTCCCGGAAAGTGCTACCGGCTATATACTATGTTCAATTACCAAACTGAGTTAGAAGATAACACGGTACCCGAAATACAGAGGACTAACCTTGCAAATGTTGTGCTCATGCTGAAGAGTCTTGGTATCCATGACCTATTACATTTTGATTTTATGGACCCTCCACCATCAGAGGCATTACTGAAAGCCCTGGAACTGTTATTTGCACTAAGTGCATTGAATAAAGTGGGTGAATTGACTAAAGTTGGTAGAAGGATGGCGGAGTTTCCTCTTGATCCTATGCTATCTAAGATGATAGTTGCTTCTGACAAGTACAAGTGTTCAGACGAGATCATTTCCATTGCTTCCATGCTTTCCATTGGTAATTCAATATTTTACCGTCCAAAGGACAAGCAAGTCCATGCTGACAATGCACGGTTGAATTTTCACACTGGGAATGTGGGAGATCACATTGCATTGCTCAAGGTCTGTTTCTAGTTCATTTTTTCTAATAAATTCTGTACTCGGTTGAACATGTCATGATTTTGGGACTTTGGGTATTGCTAAATGGTAAACCTCTATATTTTAAGTTGCTTGATGAATCAGATACGGTCAGTATGGTTCTCATTAAAAAAGTTGCACCACATAGTTTAGAATAGTTACTGATCCAGGTGTTTTCTTTTTCCATTTGTTTATTCAGGTTTTTAATTCATGGAAAGAGACTAATTTCTCAACACAATGGTGTTACGAAAATTATATACAGGTATAGTTGATATCCCAAAGTTGCACATTCTGTTTTTCATTAATACATGGGTGCTATTTTTGGATAATTGATTCCTGGTTAATATGTTGCAGTGACTATATCAATTGATACGTGTCTTATGGTTTCTTGATCAACAGTGTTCTTACAATTTGTAATCTGGAAAATTTACAGGTCAGGAGTATGAAGCGCGCTAGAGATATCAGAGACCAGCTTGAGGGACTCTTAGAGAGGGTCGAGATTGAGCAGGTCTCAAATCTTGATTTTGAAGTTATAAAGAAGGCCATTACATCTGGTAATCTACTGTTACCGGTAGCTACTTTGGTATATATGCTTTCGATTCTTTTTCTTATATTTTATTTATCCATTTTCTGAATGTAATGTTTGTTATTACTTTTAGGCTTTTTCCCTCATTCTTCAAGACTGCAAAAGAGTGGAGCTTATAGAACAGTCAAACATCCACAGACTGTCCACATACATCCCAGCTCAGGGCTTTCTCAGGTAAGAAAGCATTGTCCTGGTTCCTACTTCCCATATGAGAATTTAGTCTATGACATGCTATGCATTGAATATGGAATTGGGTTAACCTCTACGAGGTGATGGTTGAAAACGGTTTTGGTTTAAAGTAAAATTAACCACATCATCATATACAGAGAAAAGATGGCTCCCTTCTCAAAGGTCCGGTCCAATTCTCGGGATTTAATAAATAATTCAGTCTTTGTATTTAACTGACTAATCACTTGGGTACCACATCATATACCTATATATGTAAGCCTGACATCATAGAGGGTTATTAGTGTGAGTTTGATCATGTACGCAATAACAATTACCAAAATGCAGTCATGTTTTGTACTCATATGAGTCGTATCGTATCACCGCTTGATTTTTACTGTTCTGTTCTTCAGGTGCTTCCAAGATGGGTCATATACCATGAGTTAGTGCT encodes the following:
- the LOC101293201 gene encoding putative pre-mRNA-splicing factor ATP-dependent RNA helicase DHX16-like — protein: MGSESNLKTWVSDKLMTLLGYSQPAVVQYIIGISKQAKSPAEVVVKLVDSGWTSSSDTRKFAQEIFSKVPHKSSGPNDYQKQEREAAMLVRKQKTYALLDADDDDDEDDKSAVPVVSESRKSDSHKKRFRKKASSEDDEDDEVIVHQEDVRRVKRRTSPDEDDGSESEEERLRDQREREELERNLRERDAANTRKLTERKLSKKEEEEAIRRNKASERNETEDLRVVSRQEYLKKREQKKLEEMRDEIEDEQYLFENVELTEAERREYSYKKKILEAVEKRAVEDENQNEYRIPDAYDVEGGVNQEKRFNVALTRYRDLAGEKMNPFAEQEAWEDHQIGKATLKYGSKNKKRSDEYQFVFEDQIDFIKASVMDGDQFEDAEPTDLLELRAKSELEKLQEDRKTLPIYLYRDELLKAVDDHQVLVIVGETGSGKTTQIPQYLHEAGYTKRGKIGCTQPRRVAAMSVAARVSQEMGVKLGHEVGYSIRFEDCTSEKTVLKYMTDGMLLREFLGEPDLAGYSVVMVDEAHERTLSTDILFGLVKDIARFRPDLKLLISSATLDAEKFSDYFDSAPIFKIPGRRYPVEINYTKAPEADYLDAAIVTALQIHVTEAPGDILVFLTGQEEIETAEEILKHRTRGLGTKIAELIICPIYANLPTELQAKIFEPTPEGARKVVLATNIAETSLTIDGIKYVIDPGFCKMKSYNPRTGMESLLVAPISKASANQRAGRSGRTGPGKCYRLYTMFNYQTELEDNTVPEIQRTNLANVVLMLKSLGIHDLLHFDFMDPPPSEALLKALELLFALSALNKVGELTKVGRRMAEFPLDPMLSKMIVASDKYKCSDEIISIASMLSIGNSIFYRPKDKQVHADNARLNFHTGNVGDHIALLKVFNSWKETNFSTQWCYENYIQVRSMKRARDIRDQLEGLLERVEIEQVSNLDFEVIKKAITSGFFPHSSRLQKSGAYRTVKHPQTVHIHPSSGLSQVLPRWVIYHELVLTTKEYMRQVTELKPEWLVEIAPHYYQLKDVEDSVTKKMPRGEGRAS